AATCAATCCAGGCAAGAAAAGAAGCCAGGAAACCATCTGCCCTGCTGGAAAGTGACTTTTTGCTTGGAGTCCACGATGAAAGCCGCATGGGAGCATTACGTTTTCGTCTGGAACCTCAGGGTGATTTTCAAGCCAATGATGTTTACCTAGCAACTCCCCCATGGACGGAGCTGCGTCAATTACAGGATGCTTCCCGTAATTTTGAAGATGACAATGGTTTCGACGAATCATGGCTCTCCCTACTGATGGCTCCTGGTTCTTCACTAGGTGGTGCCCGTCCCAAAGCGACCGTTGCAGACGAAAAGGGCAATTTATGGATTGCCAAATTCCCATCCAAACACGACACAGAAAATGCCGGAGCCTGGGAAATGGTAGCCCACGACTTGGCCGAAATGTGTAACTTAAACGTAGCAGAGGCTCAGGCTTTGTCCCTGACCAAGGAAGGCACTACTTTTTTGGTAAAACGATTTGACCGCATAGGAAAATCCCGAATCCACATGGCCTCTGCAATGACCATGCTGGGCAAAACCGATAGCGATAAAGATGCCTCTTATCTTGATATTGCCGACTGGCTGACAGCACATAGTGCCGATGCTCCTGCTGACCTGAAGGAACTTTGGTGTCGCATCGTGTTCAGCATCGCAATCTCAAATACAGATGACCATCTGCGAAACCATGGCTTCCTTCTGCACAAGGACGGCTGGCATCTTTCCCCACTGTTTGATGTAAATCCTAATCCATATGGCAATAATTTATCTCTGGGCATTACCGAAGAAGATAGCACCCTGGATATGAACCTAGCTCTGGAAATGGCGG
This genomic stretch from Selenomonas ruminantium subsp. lactilytica TAM6421 harbors:
- a CDS encoding type II toxin-antitoxin system HipA family toxin: MNNKTIYCYLDDYYRGQIHLGNLYVQKARGKEVYSFEFTPDFLASKEHLLLDPQLQVDIPGRQYADNQIFGMFSDSCPDRWGRLLMKRRESIQARKEARKPSALLESDFLLGVHDESRMGALRFRLEPQGDFQANDVYLATPPWTELRQLQDASRNFEDDNGFDESWLSLLMAPGSSLGGARPKATVADEKGNLWIAKFPSKHDTENAGAWEMVAHDLAEMCNLNVAEAQALSLTKEGTTFLVKRFDRIGKSRIHMASAMTMLGKTDSDKDASYLDIADWLTAHSADAPADLKELWCRIVFSIAISNTDDHLRNHGFLLHKDGWHLSPLFDVNPNPYGNNLSLGITEEDSTLDMNLALEMAEFYQIKPADAKNIIANTKSVIADNWHILAKKYGLSRTAMERMSPAFL